ATGATGAATGGAATGGCCGAATTGATTAGGAATTATAGCTTCTTGGAATGCCCTAGTCAGTCTCGATCAGTCACGGTGAACAAATTAGGCATAAAGTTCGTTACGATCTTCCGTATAACTTCTGGTGCTATTGATACCTTTGATGTAAGGGTCATCCAAACGCAGCTTACCCTTGAGCAAGTGTTCAGTCTCCAACTCGTCGTTATCATCTTCCAAGTCTGACGATTCGAACGAAAAACTGGGCACGTATggatgtttcaagaaaattttgtgCTTTCGTCTTGACATCAGATACACCTACGTACGAGAGAAGCCATAAAACATTACAATGTATTCGGAACGTTGCTTTCAAGAGGTAAAATGTAGGTCTCTTACCATGACAGACAGCAACATTATCGTAATAAGGACAGCCAATGggatgaacaaaaaatttagactCTCCGAATTGTCCGGGTAGTGTTGCTGTTTGGTACCAACGGAAGTTATATCCGGTTGAGCTGAATCCTGGATTGATTCGTTGTAGGACTTCATCGTGGTTCCTATCGATGTTAAAACCGTCTGTGTTTGAGTAATATTACTGAAGCTCATTCGTAAAGATGCAAGCCAAGCACGTTGATGGTGATTTACTACCTTTTCTCCGCAGGAAGATAAGAGATGTGTTGGGATGGTGATTTCAATGTTCAACCAACTCTCACGTCACGAAAACGAGGAATCACTGTCGAAGGCCGAACTTTTTTTGCATTGTTGTATTCGTGCAAATTTTGATAAAGCAAATCGCCTTCGCAGTTGCCTTTTCTGACacttaatttgatttattggcAATACTACTGCTTCGATCCGTTGTTACGAGCAAGAATCAGAGCTTCCACAAATGTGTATATCAATGGGCGAACAATATCGcatatttttttagagaatttattttgCGCTCATGCCCAGCAAAACTCTTTCTGTTCACTTATCCTATACGTTTCGGTTTGTTCTATGCTTTGCGTGCTTGCAGATTGGTGCTGAGTGAAATGTTTATGGttgataacaaattttgttcggGACAAACGGTTTGTTTTTCCGCTTGCAGAAAAGTATTTAGTCagtgaaaatttgattgaagCTTTTTTAAACCATTCGAATCCAAACATGGTTTTAACATGAATGcttcacgcagcgaaaagattttttatttcgaaggaAAGTGCAgcgaaaacaaaggaaaatttcctttgaatttgggataaataaaaatttctttgtttcaaatgcattttcgtttgtttcaaagaatttttcttttgaaaaatctttgattcaaagtattgatactttgaaacaaaaaacagtttcttttgattcaaagttgctTTCTTTTGCCACAAGGTAATTTagtttagatttaaaagcatttattcattgaaccattttctatttattccaataGGAAGcattattttctgttgttttgaaattcctattaggaatttcaaataataaaaagaaaggatttcaaatttaaaatttatttttattcacaaataaatgaaacactGCACGGTCACACACTGGTTCACTTCAATCGAATCATCCGGTTTAAATTTTCGTGGACCTGATCGCTGGATTGGAGCGGTGTCACCTCGGTTGAGGCATCCAGGGACTTGGAAAACCATCtatcggccgtggtcctgtaaaatTACAAGCACttataaaatcttcaatattcattcTTTAATTAACATAAACTTACCATACtttatcctgaatcctcctaactAAGTTAACTctgatccacattttcactcgaCCAGCCAAACCGTTTTAAATTCTTCATACTCAATGCAAAAAActttctaagtttgaagtttttattttaagaaattattcctttgcattgaatacattttttttttttttttttttttaatttttttattggctttaccTCTATAACATAACCGGCCAAGTGTTAATTACTCTTCTACTTACATGTCTATTTTacattcaattacaaaattagctatcgttttatataattcaatgtctttcttttttagtatcaaatgaatatcgggtggaattccttttttcattaaaattcgccaaataggtctacgaagattttcaaatctgctgCATGCGAAGATAATGTGATCAGGATCTGCGATGGATTCGCCACAACTGCACGTCGCGTCCAATAGGATACCATTTCTAGTCAGATGAGCAGGGAGCCGTGaatgatttgatattaatttggaAAGGATTACAATTTGTCTGCGGTTGAGATCCAAGCTACTAAACCATGGTTGGAGCGAAACGTTAGAGATGATGCTGTGACAGAAACGTCCTTTAGTTCCTGCATTCCACTTTGCTTGCCATTTGTGCACTGTTGTACGCCGAATCGGAAACtggatgtcgaatgatgttaaaatataatctgCTGTACCACCATTGATGCACGCACTTTTCGCCTCTTGATCTGCCAACTCGTTCATTGGAATACCTCTGTGAGACGGAACCCATATCAGATGGATCTCGTGCCCCATTCTTTGTCCTTCAAGAATGGAAGCTTTTATATCGTACCAAGCAACgggatatttttgattgatgttgattttttgaaggctcgtgAGACAACTCAAACTATCGGTTAGAATAATATACTGAGCAACAGGAAGGCTTACGATCATTTTCGCAGCATGCCTGATTGCTAGAAGCTCTGCCATATAAACTGATGCTTTACTGTCGAGTTTGATCCCTTCTGCAGGCGCTCCAAAACTATTTACCACAGCATAACCTGTGCCGTGTATATCTTTCGACCCGTCAGTTGCCAAGATTTTCGCGTTGGCATACACTTCCAAGAGATAGTTTGAAACCAAATCAGCTGCCGATGAGTTCTGGTGTTCTGAACATAACCGTTTAACAGTGAGATCAATGGATATTATTGTTCTTACAACTTCACGGTTGACCATGTAGCATGGGAGATTATTTAGAGGCTGTTCAAGTGGAAAAACATGGTTTTAACATGAATGcttcacgcagcgaaaagattttttatttcgaaggaAAGTGCAgcgaaaacaaaggaaaatttcctttgaatttgggataaataaaaatttctttgtttcaaatgcattttcgtttgtttcaaagaatttttcttttgaaaaatctttgattcaaagtattgatactttgaaacaaaaaacagtttcttttgattcaaagttgctTTCTTTTGCCACAAGGTAATTTagtttagatttaaaagcatttattcattgaaccattttctatttattccaataGGAAGcattattttctgttgttttgaaattcctattaggaatttcaaataataaaaagaaaggatttcaaatttaaaatttatttttattcacaaataaatgaaacactGCACGGTCACACACTGGTTCACTTCAATCGAATCATCCGGTTTAAATTTTCGTGGACCTGATCGCTGGATTGGAGCGGTGTCACCTCGGTTGAGGCATCCAGGGACTTGGAAAACCATCtatcggccgtggtcctgtaaaatTACAAGCACttataaaatcttcaatattcattcTTTAATTAACATAAACTTACCATACtttatcctgaatcctcctaactAAGTTAACTctgatccacattttcactcgaCCAGCCAAACCGTTTTAAATTCTTCATACTCAATGCAAAAAActttctaagtttgaagtttttattttaagaaattattcctttgcattgaatacatttttctttggttgaaagaaaatttactttgtttccaaataaaaatgcaatagaacaaatgtcttttgaatcaaagaatttgattaaaatcaaagtccaaaattattcgattcaaaaaataaattctttctttcaaaaattatatatttgaaacaaaactataattcattgattcaaagaaaacaggagattgaatcgaaaaaatgaattttttgaatcaaagtcagttttgttttgtttcaaaatccgagttttctctgcgtgttgCTTTGATTATTGTAAATCGTAATGTAATATAATTAGAGCCAACAATTTTCTTCTTTTAGTGAAACATTGTAGAAGATGAAAGCGctgtttattgttttaatttatggCTTAACATACCATTTAACAAAAACTATGTTTAAAACAGATTTCAACTTCTACAAGCCTTAAGTATTAAAACCACCCAAGTATTAATATATTAACATAataagataatttttataagaaaggTGCGAATGATATTAGGTATATTGTTCTATGTTTAAATAACCGTTTCTGAGAACGAACTCCTATATACATTCGAAGTTTTGGAATGCGTTCATAGCGTTTGTTGATTCTCTCGGAAGTTCAGGAACCGCATTAATTCAGAAAAGTTTACAAACTACTGCTTAAGATTCCAATAGAATAAAGAATTGTTTAGCTGTGATCACGATTTGCGATGGATTTATTAGTGAAATTAGAAAATAAGCTTTCGGCGcttttccatgaaaaattccAACCGGACAAGATCACgttcaaatataattttaaacagttggacaAACTCGGTGATTTTGTGGTCAAAATTGTGAATCCCAAATGTGAAGATTTCGCACGAGTCGATGCGACATCATTAATCGCGGAATTTGACGATTCTAACGGACTTTCGATTACCAATGCAGAAATTACGGATGCCGGGGTACACGTGTTTGTCGAACGCAACAGCGCGTATACAACATTTCTAAGAACAATGTCGGAAAGTTACTTAGGCCTTGATTCTAATTTAGAAAAGACGATTAAGCTTGAAAGTGATGTTCAAAATTCAACACTAGATTTGTTATCTTTGACGGATTTACGGATTCTGTCTGTAAAAACCGTTGTAAACAACTTACTAAAATTGAATGGATTTAAAATACAATCGTCCGAAGCGACCACGAGTGATCTGCACATTAAAATAAGTCGGAGTTCCTCCTCCAACGGTAATAATCAGATAAATTTGCTTTGTGGTCCTGTGGTATGCGACAGGACCAAAGCTGTAGAATATGTTGAGTAAGTTGGCGTTAGAGCGTGTATTCATCAATAAAATGgcatttcaaaaatctttcagTAAAAGAGCCAATGATATGCAGTTGATTGCACAGCATAAATATGGTATCAGGGTTAAGGATAATGAGCGATTTAAACGAACTATTTCCAGTCTTGGTCGATCTGCAGCAATCGTTGATTTGCTAGAATCTAAAATTTCCAGTCCAATCGATATGCGGAAAGCTGACAAAAATCAATCGAGTAAAGGTTtgactttttaaaataattttacaaaatatggTATAAGTAGctaaatatttttgtatcaaTTCCAGGAGCTTCATTTATATTGTACAATTACGCTCGACTGTCGGTACTCTTCCGAACATTTGAGGAAAAACAAAGTAAAGGATACTACCCAGTATTACCTGATATAGGAGATGTGGACTTCGGCCTTCTGAAAGAAGAGGTATTTAATTCGTTTTCTAGCCCCGCTTTACATTGGTTTGccaatagttgtttttttttacaattcgtttaTTGGTAGTTGTCATTGAGTGAGCTCgataattattgaaatattgttttattatttttaggaCGAATGGCAACTGTTTTGGGTGTACGTATGTGGTTATCCAAGCATGTTGAGACACGCACTGGGCGATGataatcttgaaaaaatggCTCCTCATTTAGTACTGGCGTTTGCGAGTGGTTTGGTTATTTCTCTAAGCAAGTACTATCGACGGATACGGATCTTAACGGTaagtgaaaattgaatttaagcaAACTGTATGATTTCATGAGATTAATTTACCGATGTTTTAGGAAAATCGTTCTCATCTCTTGCCGGTCATGTTTGCTAGGATACAACTACTGAAAGTGGTTTACAGGATACTTTCAACTTTATTGGATATTTTAGATTTGGAACCGGTTACGCAAATGTAAACTTCTGTTATGTTCAATTATGTTATGCATTTTTGTACATACCTATGTACGTAAAtagattcttcaaaatttaaaaatatgtttggatTGTTTCACGTTTCCAACAAGTGTCAACCAAAAAGAAGCACCGACCAATTTTCTGAAGAACCTACGTATCGGAAATTATGAAGGAAAAATTAGTAAACGTGAGTAAAACAAATTGTAAACGACAACAACAAATACTTACCTAGAATAATTGCAGGAAATTTTTAATACACTGTTTATTAAAAACTCGGACAAGGACTCTTCATTCATTCTTCGGCGATTCACAGAAACAAAAACACTCACAGTTCGCTGACAAAAGAACGTAAAAGAATCATGAACAGTCAAACCGacttttgaaccaatttttgaagtTCGTTAAGCTGTCTTAAACAGGACACCAGGGTGAACTGTTTGGCAACTACCTACCTAATTCaattttaggcaaaaaaaaaaacaaatcgacaAAACTGATATCTCAATGAAACTGTGATTTATCACACTACAGTTGAAACAACAAGATTTTTATGGTCCAACATTTATGAACATAAATAAGATTTTCCACTATACTAAATAAATCAACTGCTGTGTGTCCAATCGCTAAAAATTTGTCCTGATGTCGGTTAAAATGGATATAACAAAAACAATTGATCTAAACCACTTAATGTTATAGGACCTAAACGGTTTCGATGGCGCCTCGTTTCTTCTGTCGCTCTTCACCAGCGATAAACGAAGTCTCCTCGGATGTGGGACTAAGTTCAACCGGTATAGTGACAGTTGTTGAATTGGCTCCCATCGTTACAACCGTTGGAACTGCCGACGTTACCGATGCGTCCTTCACCATGATAGGATTGTTGATGATTATCGGATGATGCGACGAACTGCTCCCGGGAGTAGCCAATGAAGGTTCTAAGCTCAACCTCGATGGAGTATGGGAACGCGATGGGCCGTTGGATGAGTTGCGCGAAAGCGATACCGGACTCGAGTTTTGTGATCGTCTGAAATCTTCCAATGGAATTTCTTCCGATCGCGGTCTCGGTACTCGAGGGCTGGATTCTCGAGATCTTGGAGTGCCGGAGCGATTTCGAGATGCTTCACGGGATTTAGCCACGGCAATCGGTTGGCTGCTATCTCGCCGAACCGGATAAGAAGTCTTGCGGCGGGCACCAGTGGCATCCCTTTGAAAGGATGATGTAGCAGTAATatgaataaataatttcatactTAGTAAGACAGTTAAtaaccttaaatttttcaattctatctGCCGGTGGAATCCTACCAGTTGTAAAAGATTAAATTCTCTGTTCATAGATTCATAGATGCCAACTCGCATTTATATGAGTACGACTTCTGTTAACAATAATTagtaatttcattcaaaaacattcTTGATCTAGGTTGATCACCTAATGGGACCTTCTCTCGAATAAAATTGTGCAGTGGATTTTGAGGACTTTGTGGTGTTGAGTTTTCGGTGAATTCATATTAAACTTGTATGTAACTAGACTAACTcacaaacttaattttttttgtggcgttaaaatagctcggggagctgacgctggaaatgaaaattagagatagtttggagaagaaaattttaaagtttagagtaggcagcgtagaatagtaagcgatcatgGGGCATATAGTCTTAGCCACTGGCCCTTACACCCATTGGACTGCAGCCCATACAGCAGGCAGTCCAGCagtagaaagaagaagaagaaacgaTCATGAGACGGTGGTTAGACCATcatgcacttcattatatccattccggctggatatggacagaatgcagttcaagataataaaccaacccctcctgataccagaccagttggaggaaggacaagggtgggttcgagactggcctctacttactccccaagcatcgcaacttatgggattcgaacacaaatttttcttgccgataTCAGGAATCGAACCCAATACGCTTGGGttaccactagaccacatcagcgctagaTGTCGTACTCATAAACTTaatattgattcaaaaaatttcatgcgCTATCAGACGACAAATGAATGTAGAGCTAATTTATGTTTGTACACCTTGCAAAAAGTGTGCAGCTAttaaatgtattatttttttttcaagtggtcGAAACACGCGAAAGGAAAtcatttttaaaggtttttattttgtatatgAAATCTTTAGTAGATACCTAAATTAACAActgaataaaaatacaaaaaattaaggaatataaaaaactaaaaaataacttCATTTCATTGAAGGCACAattcttttaaataattgatAGGTGTAAGGatattaaattataattttcaaaaacttcttgtttaaatgattttgaattactTACCCATCGATGGAACGACTTGAATTGATTTGAACGCGACTAACACTTCCCGACGGCATGCTATCGCGTCTCAATGCTGCAGCAACACCCGGTACTCGATTGCTCGTCGAAAACAAAGGGCGATGCTCTCGAGGTTGTCTAGCGTTACCCGTCTTTAGCATAGAGCTAGACGAGCTCGATGTACTCAGCGATGGGAACGAACTATCATTCAACTGCCCCGGGATCTCCAACAGTTGAGcgatttgaaacattttcttctGTCGAGCTTTACTGCGTCCTTTGGTGAGTCTCTGCTTTGCTGCCATACAGCGGATATGATCATCGAACATGAACTTTGCCGAAAGAATTGGTGTACGATTATTCGTTGCCCCTCCGCGGTGGATCGTCAGGTGCAAACTACGCGAGTCCTCCTTGTCTCCGTTGACCTCAACGTCCTGTAGGAAACCTACAAATTTTGCCACACCCCATCCCAATCGTTTGCTGTCAGGCTCAACCAAAATAAGCTGTAGAATATCCATCACCAAAAATCGCCGGTGCTTCGTGCCATCACGCATCACAACCGTGCAAGCGATCAGATCGCTATTATCTGAGAAagataaaagaaaaatcaaaagattttttatttttgatttagatAAAAGAACACTTACTCAAATCCAGTGCATTCTCAATCTGCACGCACGTACTCGGGTTGGTCAACGGGAGCAGATTTTCCCTATCGCCGGTGATGCTTTGGCACATTTTCCGCAGCAAAAAGAACACCCGGATGGCGCGGCGGGCCTTCTCGACCTCACCACAGGGAAGTCGCCGGGTAAAACTGATCCCGGTTAGCGGGGTTCCAGTCGGCGGAAGCAAAATGGTCGAGTCATTACACAGGAACTCCACGTTCAGAGTGGTCTTCACCATTTCGTTGTACCTTAAAAACGtatgaatttgattaaaatactAGATTGATGGTAAGCCTTTTTTACTCACTCGTCTTCAAACAAGTCTAGGAAAATGTCCTCTGATTTGTAGAAGTTCCTCAACACAGTCATGCTCTGATTTCGGGCGGAAAACAGAGCCATTCTGTAGGGTTCGCTAGCACTGATATTGCTGGTTCCAACGCCGATTATTTGTGACAAAAGTTTTAACGTAAGCTCGATTGTTACCAAACGTATGCGACatgctgaaaaataaattaaacataaataCGAGAAACAGAAAACTTCAAATATTACAAATTCTTACAAGGTTGGCTGGAAAGCGTTACaatttgtaacaatttttcTATAAGGATAACATTGTACTTGGAACTCCCACTCGGGGACGACCGATTCAAGACGATCTCTAGCCATTCGGCATTGACACCTGTAAAGTTGACCAACAAAAAGATTAGTTTGAGTTTCGAGATACGCACTGTTTCCACAAGTTTAGTCATATGGAACGAGTTAGAAGAAATTAAACCAACCATCTACCGTTTTGATTTGCCAGAAGTTTCAGTTCCACACACAAATGTGCACATGTTCAGGTTTAGAGCGAACAGTTTTAATGCATAGCGGTGGGATAGCGTGAATGACAAGCGAGAATGGAATTATTTTCAACGTATCAATATGGATTATTAGTCTAGAGTAGAGACACTACCAGGAAGAAGAAATGTTAAcagaatataacaaaaattaccttTATTATTTGCAAGGGCGTAGAGTAAGCAGAGGGCTAGGAGGGCTAGATAGTCGTTCTCGGAGCAATCCAAAGAAGAAAGTACCATATCCAAAAAGGGTCTGTTCGTTTCCGGGGTTCGATATGCACTTAGCATAAGTTTTTCCTTTTCCTCGTCTGTAATGTTCACTTTTTCTATTTCATCTGAAAGAGTCGGAGGGCTAGGTGATTCtgaaagttgatgaaaaatgtttatatcgtaactgttttttttttctgaaaatcctcCATGCTAATCCAACCTGAAACAGGGGCCTCATTATTTGTTGAAGTGCTGCTGCTACTGTGGCCTTCGTCTACACTTTGATCGTAGGCATACGAACTGCAACCAGCAACAGAGCTTTCCAGCGCTTCCTCCAAACTTTCCATGGGTTGAACGAATCCCAAGGCAACGACCTCGCGGTTGTCGATATAAGCATTCAGGATTTGAGCCGTACCCTCCTTGAAAACAGTATGATCGGCGTTCAGAATAACCCAAGTTAGAGCATTGATCAGTGGACGATGTGTTACGACCAGAAATACCAACGAAAGCAAGAAAAGGGCGACCACACTCGATACGCGTGGATTGTTCATTTCCTTGATATCGATATCGACCACTTTGTTTAGAACAGCGGCCAAATTTCGGGTCACTACGGCCATGGATATGGGAGGTGATGGGGTCAGGGAGAATATATACAACGGCACCAGCAATTTATGCAGCAGATGCTCCGTCAAAACAGCATTGAGGTCAGGAATATCCAAGCATAGGATATCGTTCAAATAGTGCAGGTGATCTAGATGCTCAGCAACGAGATTTGCTAAACGGTGCTGGGATTGATGGctgaaatatatataaaaaaaattataatcgacTGTCCAATCAATGGCAATATCGCGAACCACATCACTTACTCAATATCGTTGCGTACGCACGCATCAAGCTCTAGAATGTGTTTTCCGATGAACCACACCAAGTTACTGAAGTATGGTGCAGCCGTTTTGTCCCGGATGAACTGCAGCATGTTTGGATTTTGTACCTTGTATACGTTCAGCGTGATGGTGCGAACCGCAATCCGAACCATCGATTCCGGATGATTGAAGAACTTGATCGCCTCGGTATAGAGTGGAAAATCGTTAGTATGTTCATTGTAGAAAAAGTGTATCGTGTGGGTGTTTAGTTTGAGACTCAGCGTCTTCAGGAAGAGAATATAGTATCCCATCACATCTTCGTCGGAGAAATCGAACTTATGAACGATAATGCTGTTCACCAAATTGTTACTCAGCAGATAATCTGAAAGGTAAATATCAGTGAATCATTTTCTTTCGACGATCGCAATCGACGATCAACATCAGCGCTACTCACAAAGGGAAGTTTCGTTTCGAatgttttcgaacaaaatgtTAAGAGTTTGAAGCAGCTGAACGCAGACAAAGCTTGATCCCCCGCTTTTCTGACGCATTATGTGAAGGAAGTATGAAAGCATATTTTTCTCGAGGAAAAAGCTAAAAATGGATAGAAAGAAAATAATTATACCATATACAGATGGGCAAGgccattataaaaaaaaaacttactcgaATACGGAAGAATCATTTTGGTCGCCCCAAATAAGAATTTCTGCTATAGAACGTAAAGATTCCACGAGCAAACCACGATTATTCTCGGAAACAGTCGTGTTACGTTCCAGCACACTGTACAGATATTTCAGGTGGTCCAGCGAGAGGCGATTCTTTGGACGGTTCCAGCCTCCACCGAACCAACTCCTACTTcggaacatttttttatgttggtCCGCTGTTTTCAGTGGCGTTTTATCATTGCAATATAAATCTGAGCATCACTTTCACTCTGGCAGCTTTGTTTCAATGTAAACTATTGCGATTAAAagcttttttccaaaattttctcctAAGACGAAAAACGAGTCACGCAGATTCAGGAACagatcaaggaatatttaaataaggtagtgtcgagagccatattggattttttttgtgacgtcacaaaaacgaatgtatcgaaaatttatatgcgaatggcagaaatttcaaagaaaaaaatgttttagaacgaaaatgaattccaatttcattttgattatattgtaaggcctctatttcactatgttatgattttttctggtcctttgaagattgcattatgtttttttctcattttaataatgaacgcaatgtaattttgaaactaaaacgttcaaaaacgaagaaaaaatctactttaaaaaggtctagctggtagttattgagtgttgaacagattgtcatgatttttatccaatcggtgtaccatattcaattcatatgtgtagaacaattaacatcaattgatgattgttaactcaatttactaaaattccaataaataattgtggtttagtataaaaaattgtttttgttaacttttttgtaagaaggatcttaaactgcactgacttgatcattttcatggaaaactttgaacagattttaaagttttgcaaatttgagtaaggaaaatccacaattttttcgaacttcgatggtctatttcatacaaaaattactcgaaaatccaatttttttcgtaccgatcttgaagagcaagaatccttccaAAATAACAGGaattaaaagtggaacatttccagcaaattctacaaattatcTACGAAAAAGGctaatttcctagtaaattaacaggtttttcgtgattgtgacgtcgcagtatgtactaatactaaagcagggctgcctcgacactaccttctttaaatattccttgggaacagataatttttaataGCGTCAAATGAAGTATGAAAATTCAGTAAACAAATACACGATCAATCGTAAAAGACCATAAACAACCATTATAAACACTCGAAAAGTTTATCGCGTTGCGAGTTAAAAAGAATTCCTTAATAATTCGTAATTGgaatgaaaagaaaagaaatcatttttatagaTTGAATATCAGAGTTTtcttttaagattattttaaaaaaaaattattccgtaACCGTAACGTTACGGAGTTAATACAAATGTTTCGTGAAAAAGATGATAATATTATTTgctttggtttttgaaaattttatggttCCCGGTGTTTAAAAATTAGTATTATTAAAAGAAAggtaaataaatcaaatttgatcTTAGAGTTCTTTCTGGTCACCTTGAATGCTATATTTTTCCTggttaaaaattaaactttaattattaTAAACATCTCAGCGTGTGTAACGCCTTCGAAAAGTCAATTGACGttcattttgtttataaaacaacagcattccaaaaaaaaaaacaaaacgtttcTTCGCgtaatttttgaatcttttggctAAAATTCAATTACTCAAGTTAAAAAATGGCCTTAGCAATGCAAAAACGGAACAATGTAAGTAGCTGTAGGTGTTCTCCAAAAGTAAAgacgaaaatttaatttctacCGTCGTTTTAGGTGCGCCTTCCACCAGAAGTTAACCGGGT
The sequence above is a segment of the Uranotaenia lowii strain MFRU-FL unplaced genomic scaffold, ASM2978415v1 HiC_scaffold_602, whole genome shotgun sequence genome. Coding sequences within it:
- the LOC129760417 gene encoding protein CLEC16A homolog; translation: MFRSRSWFGGGWNRPKNRLSLDHLKYLYSVLERNTTVSENNRGLLVESLRSIAEILIWGDQNDSSVFDFFLEKNMLSYFLHIMRQKSGGSSFVCVQLLQTLNILFENIRNETSLYYLLSNNLVNSIIVHKFDFSDEDVMGYYILFLKTLSLKLNTHTIHFFYNEHTNDFPLYTEAIKFFNHPESMVRIAVRTITLNVYKVQNPNMLQFIRDKTAAPYFSNLVWFIGKHILELDACVRNDIDHQSQHRLANLVAEHLDHLHYLNDILCLDIPDLNAVLTEHLLHKLLVPLYIFSLTPSPPISMAVVTRNLAAVLNKVVDIDIKEMNNPRVSSVVALFLLSLVFLVVTHRPLINALTWVILNADHTVFKEGTAQILNAYIDNREVVALGFVQPMESLEEALESSVAGCSSYAYDQSVDEGHSSSSTSTNNEAPVSESPSPPTLSDEIEKVNITDEEKEKLMLSAYRTPETNRPFLDMVLSSLDCSENDYLALLALCLLYALANNKGVNAEWLEIVLNRSSPSGSSKYNVILIEKLLQIVTLSSQPSCRIRLVTIELTLKLLSQIIGVGTSNISASEPYRMALFSARNQSMTVLRNFYKSEDIFLDLFEDEYNEMVKTTLNVEFLCNDSTILLPPTGTPLTGISFTRRLPCGEVEKARRAIRVFFLLRKMCQSITGDRENLLPLTNPSTCVQIENALDLNNSDLIACTVVMRDGTKHRRFLVMDILQLILVEPDSKRLGWGVAKFVGFLQDVEVNGDKEDSRSLHLTIHRGGATNNRTPILSAKFMFDDHIRCMAAKQRLTKGRSKARQKKMFQIAQLLEIPGQLNDSSFPSLSTSSSSSSMLKTGNARQPREHRPLFSTSNRVPGVAAALRRDSMPSGSVSRVQINSSRSIDGDATGARRKTSYPVRRDSSQPIAVAKSREASRNRSGTPRSRESSPRVPRPRSEEIPLEDFRRSQNSSPVSLSRNSSNGPSRSHTPSRLSLEPSLATPGSSSSHHPIIINNPIMVKDASVTSAVPTVVTMGANSTTVTIPVELSPTSEETSFIAGEERQKKRGAIETV
- the LOC129760421 gene encoding uncharacterized protein LOC129760421 isoform X2, with product MKSYNESIQDSAQPDITSVGTKQQHYPDNSESLNFLFIPLAVLITIMLLSVMVYLMSRRKHKIFLKHPYVPSFSFESSDLEDDNDELETEHLLKGKLRLDDPYIKGINSTRSYTEDRNELYA
- the LOC129760418 gene encoding DALR anticodon-binding domain-containing protein 3, with product MDLLVKLENKLSALFHEKFQPDKITFKYNFKQLDKLGDFVVKIVNPKCEDFARVDATSLIAEFDDSNGLSITNAEITDAGVHVFVERNSAYTTFLRTMSESYLGLDSNLEKTIKLESDVQNSTLDLLSLTDLRILSVKTVVNNLLKLNGFKIQSSEATTSDLHIKISRSSSSNGNNQINLLCGPVVCDRTKAVEYVDKRANDMQLIAQHKYGIRVKDNERFKRTISSLGRSAAIVDLLESKISSPIDMRKADKNQSSKGASFILYNYARLSVLFRTFEEKQSKGYYPVLPDIGDVDFGLLKEEDEWQLFWVYVCGYPSMLRHALGDDNLEKMAPHLVLAFASGLVISLSKYYRRIRILTENRSHLLPVMFARIQLLKVVYRILSTLLDILDLEPVTQM
- the LOC129760421 gene encoding uncharacterized protein LOC129760421 isoform X1 — translated: MSFSNITQTQTVLTSIGTTMKSYNESIQDSAQPDITSVGTKQQHYPDNSESLNFLFIPLAVLITIMLLSVMVYLMSRRKHKIFLKHPYVPSFSFESSDLEDDNDELETEHLLKGKLRLDDPYIKGINSTRSYTEDRNELYA